Within Myxococcales bacterium, the genomic segment ACGCGCACGGTCTCCTCAACTGTCTGGGGCTCTGCGGAATGCATGACTGTGAAGTCTTGTGCCATCACGGCGCGCGCTGTTTCGGCGGACATCAATTCGCGGTCGTCCTTGCCAATGATGTCCATGGGCGCTTTGCCGAGCGCTTGGGCGCCGGCGGAGTTGATCAAGAGGTACTTTCCTTGAAGATCCTTGATGTAAATAGTGTCGCTGGTTCCGCCGATGATGGCCTCAAGCAGATTTTTCTTTTCGTTCAGGTCATGCTGCACCAACGCCCGCCATCGAATCTCGCTGTTGAGACGAGCAAAGGCGACAAGCAATAATACGATGCTGGCCAGGGTGCCGAATCCAAGCGTCAGCGTGGTACGCTCGGACTGCTGGGCGGTCCTTAGGCTGTGCGTTTTCAGCCGGTGCGTTTCGATGTTGCTCATTTCTCGGATCAGCGTGCGGATTTGCGACGTCAGGGTCAGTGCCTGAATCGGGACCGTGATATCTTCGGTGGGATGTTCATACACACTACGCAAATGAGCTTTGAACGTCGCAAGGCGGGCATCGAGCTTGGCTTCAAGAGCATCCAATGCGGTTTTGTGTACGGAGTCGTGCCGCAGCAGCACGCGTACCCTTTTGAAGGACTGGGAGATATCCCGAAGGGCGGGTCCGTGGGTGCGCAAGAAGCGGGGATCGTGGCTCAAAGCAAAGCCGCGAAGAGAGCTTTCCGCTTCGGCGACACCGGTCAGGATGCCCTCAAGCTCGTTGATCACGGATAGCGTGTGCACCACGCGCCGAGCGTCGGTCGTATGTTTGCGGATGTTCTTATAGGAAAACACACCAATCCCAAGCAAGGCGAGGATGGCAATGCTAAGGCCCACGATTGGAATGACGCGCTCATTAGGAAATCTCATGGTGCACACCTAGTCTACTACAGATGCGCATGAAGGCCGCATGCGGCCAAACCGATGTGATTATGAGGCTCTTGGTATCGAGCCTCGGGTGGGATACCCAAGTCATTTCAGGTGTAGTAAGGGTGAAATACACCAAAAAGGAGTATCCTATGATGTTATTTGGATATCGACTGCTCGGGTGCACGCTAAGCGTCCTTTTGTGTTTCGCAGGTGCGTGCTCGGTGGCCACGGACGAGCCGGTCTCTTCGGAAGATGCTCAGGCGCAGCTTCAGGGCCATCTTGCAGTGGTGGCGCAGGTCCTTCGGCCTGATGCCCGCACCTTTTTTCCATCGTTTACCGGCCACACATACGAAGGCGTCAAGGGTCCTGGCCTCACCGCGCGGTATTACCTGGCTCAAGGAGCCGTGTTTGCGGTGACGGCGATTTCGGTCATCGACCCAAATCAATCATCCTCAGTGAGCTGCGATGCGGCCGATGTGAATGCGGGGTGCACCACGATTGGGTGGATATACGCGATCCCCATGTTCGATGATCGCGAAGCGGCGTTGAGCTCACCTTACGCCGGCGGCTTTTGGCTGCGTGCCGAAGACGTCGTGCTGGTTCAAGTGGGCAAGGCGTTGGGGGACGTCTTCGATGGGGACCCGACTGTTGTCACCGTCAAAGAGGCTCACGCGCTCATCAGCGGCATAACCGTATTTTCAGCCACTCAGGGCGAGCCATTGGGCACCAACGCCGCGCCCCAGGGCGGCGAGATGTATAGCCCGCCCAAGGCTGACGGGAGCATGTCACGGGTGGACCACAACGACATGTTTTCTCTCACAGTGGGCGCTTCGATCGATCCCCACGACAGCACTGCAAGTTGGGTGGCCCGCGGCACCGACGGGTACATGCTCAAGACCCATTCCGAGGTGTGTCTAGGGGCTAGTACACCCCAATGCGCCATGTGGACCGGCACCGACGGTGCGGTTATCGGCGCAGGCATATCGGGACAGGCCAAGGTGGGCGGTGCCTTAGTCATGGTTGCGCTATTAGTGGTGCTCTACGCCTATATTTCTACGCAGCGGCGGCCCGACACCATCTCGGTCGCCACAGGCGTGCCTCCGATATTGACGCCTGCTCTTGCAGTCACGCTGGCTCCCGCGGCGCCGATTTCCCCGCCGCTGCCGACGGTAGCTCCCCCGCCACCGCCACCTACGGATCTGGGCATCAAGGCCTGCTGGCCCCATGAAGATAAAATGTGTCGCTACACCTTCTATCAAAACATTTGGTACTGCTTATGCTTGCGGCCCGAGCAGTTCTGGACCGAGGGAAGTCAGCAGTGCGGCAGACTAGATTTTTGGCCAGGCACCTGGGCGGATGGCTGCGCGCTACACGCCCCCGCGGGCACGGCCACCGTGGGGGACGCTTGCTGGTTCCCCCAGGAATGCCCGGGCGGCAAGAGATTTCACAATAGTCTCTGAGCTTTGCTCAATGTGTTATTGAAACAACCTCTACAACGGCACAAAGTTCGGCCCGCGGCCGAGTGTGCCTTGGGATCACGCAAGGACTATGCTAGCCTTCGCGCGCAAGTGAAACACGAAAGGACACGACATGGGACTTCGCATCAACGACACGGCTCCTAACTTCACGACGGACTCCACGGCAGGAAAACTGTCACTGTATGACTGGATGGGCGATAGCTACGCCATCGTGTTCTCGCATCCCAAGGATTTTACGCCGGTATGCACGACCGAGTTCGGGTCGGTCGCTCAGCTTGCGCCGGAGTTTGCCAAACGGAATACCAAGGTGCTGGGCGTGTCGGTGGACAGCGTCGAAGACCATCAGAAGTGGAAGCGGGATATCGCTCAGGTGGGGGGTGCTGCGGCTGATTTCCCCATCATCGATGACACCTCGCTCAATGTGGCGAAGCTTTATGACATGCTTCCGGCGGATGCCTATCTTCCGGACGGGCGGACGCCGGCGCACAGTGCCACGGTGAGGACTGTCTTCATCATCGGGCCTGACAAGAAGATTCGTCTC encodes:
- a CDS encoding peroxiredoxin, with amino-acid sequence MGLRINDTAPNFTTDSTAGKLSLYDWMGDSYAIVFSHPKDFTPVCTTEFGSVAQLAPEFAKRNTKVLGVSVDSVEDHQKWKRDIAQVGGAAADFPIIDDTSLNVAKLYDMLPADAYLPDGRTPAHSATVRTVFIIGPDKKIRLTMSYPMSVGRNFAEILRALDAVQATDGVPLATPANWVPGEDVIVGLALDDKQAQEKYGTLTIKLPYLRLVKDPRANRA